The sequence gcgctatgtaggaacgggaatggttatgattttttatgagcttggaaagtattgaagatGCCAAAGGAAAACGGTCTTGTCAGCCAtataagggttaaaatactacggtcttgctatcacttttgatataattcatggtctgcgtaaaaatctgaatagaagcatttgtattttaacacttttttaaaataaatgcaacgccggatattttgttcgtagttttgctaaaatcaaatcacatagaattgtgcgtggtatctttttaacgtgtgtttgatatgctcacaaacacattctctcgctctattccgaagtgtgctgctgtcaaagaaaacgaacagtctcgattttatttagtgaaacatagagcaaatattgcataaatttgctctttatggtgataatcaagtgatgataaagtgtaaaaagtagtttacgtacttaaaTTGTCGTGCCATACGCAattaagaggagaaacaggcgatccaaaaaagtaagtaacagtttgcttttcgtgcgttgctttctttggcaatgcaataatggcaaggatttcgtaagtgcaaatttgtttcggtgattaactcatcaaatcttgctactattacacaaacaacttattcaaatgaaagcttagacttgaaattgtgtgattgaatcaaaataatgttcataaatagtgcatgtttgctggaaaacgcaaatattgttgagggtgccaacaactgtcgcaccctgccaatgccgtattctaccctatttACATCATGTAGAATATCAGCTTCGGAACATTATATGCACAGTGGTACAAGTagttataaattttaaatcgaattgaattttatatgaAATATAAAAGTCAATTATAATCGAAAACTCCCTTAGGTTCAAACCGGCTTATTAATCAATTTGATTTCTGGTATCTACTCACTACACCCTCTATTAGTtaaacttacttagttaagactataaaatcgtttagatggagtaaaatcaaagagcagaattgtTTGCCCTGAGTGTGGGACAACACTGGTTCACACATTCCATGTTTCAGACAATAAACAAAACATTGCTTTAGTTGATGCTTACTACTCAAGAAGAATTGAAGAATCAACTTCATCTTCAACTTCGCAACTTCAGTATGATGGAATCATTCAAACAACTTGGGAACAGTTTTCTAtagttggaaaatattcaataatTACGGGAAACCAAAAAACTGTATGATTTTTGTATGATTTAGGAGGTTATCTGTATTAGcatttagggaagatccataaagtacgtcacgcaaaaactggagattttcaaccccccctccccccttcgtcacactttttgtattaaaactccaaaatttttgtatgagtcgtcacgctgctcggaaccccccctcccccctaggagcgtgacgtactttgtggatggtccCTTAATATTATGTGAAAGTATGTTTTGATTATATGTATTCACACTCGATGTGAAGCATCATagtttcctattttattatttcgaaAAGTTAATGTGGTGGTGGTCCTTTCCATATAGTCATGATGGAACATCCCTTTTCTAAATGGGCTTTCAATTGATCGCATTCGGTGCTGTCTTTCCAAGCAGAGGAAGGGCAATTCTGAAAATAATATCCAATGAAAAATCcatttcttcaaagttatacCTAAAGCAACTCACGATAAACAACAGCGAGGGCATGCATTCGATGAAACTACCCGCCATCACACTACACCCTTGACCGTCTTTCTCCGCTCCAACTGCAGCCACTTTCTGGTAGCAGGTTTCAGCGGAACTCTTTGCAGCCGCTTGCCAATCAGCGGACGATCCCATCACGGCCACCATCTTACTAATTGCTGAATCCTTGTCCACCATTCCATCGGTCATGACGCCTTGCTGCTCAAACATGCACTGCGCCAAGCACTGCAACAAACAAGTTCAGGTTAATGTAGAAATTTTGTTCAAACGGAAGAAATGACTCACGTTATGATTTGGCGGCAAATTACCCGACTTAAGCTCATCGATTGGCACCGGAAACTTCGAAAGACATTCAGTGAACTTCTCTTTGGGTGGTATGACCTTTGGAGCTTTGCAGCATTCCATCGGTGATTCATCATTTGGTGAAGCCAAACATTCTGGGCTGATTTGCATGCCGTTAACCTGCAGATTTgtgattgatttatttatggtaTACGATCATAGGTTTCGATATTACCGCTGCGACCAGCCCGATCGCACAAAGTAGAGTGAAGCAGAACTTCATGTTGGCAGAATGTGCGTTCACtgtactgcccttctacgcataattgtcccatgttacccttgatgaaaaatctcaaactcgagtcaatttgtcccactgaaaaaattAAGTTGTTGTCTGATGATAATAGAGGCTGAAAACCGTTTAAATAAGTAGGGATTCGTTTTATGTCCTGGAAAAGTGTTGCCTACGCTCATAACATTCCGAaaatatttgataaatttgaGAATCGAATCGATTCTTAAATTGGTGGGACAATGTGACTCgagttt comes from Armigeres subalbatus isolate Guangzhou_Male chromosome 2, GZ_Asu_2, whole genome shotgun sequence and encodes:
- the LOC134213960 gene encoding general odorant-binding protein 67-like, whose amino-acid sequence is MKFCFTLLCAIGLVAAVNGMQISPECLASPNDESPMECCKAPKVIPPKEKFTECLSKFPVPIDELKSGNLPPNHNCLAQCMFEQQGVMTDGMVDKDSAISKMVAVMGSSADWQAAAKSSAETCYQKVAAVGAEKDGQGCSVMAGSFIECMPSLLFINCPSSAWKDSTECDQLKAHLEKGCSIMTIWKGPPPH